Below is a genomic region from Streptomyces sp. RPA4-2.
TCCTGGAGGTCAACACCCGTCTCCAGGTGGAGCATCCGGTCACCGAGGAGATCTACGGGGTCGACCTCGTCGCCTGGATGCTGCGGCTCGCGCGCGGTGAGTCGGAGGTCGTGCGGGACCCGGGGGCGCCGCGCGGTCACGCCGTGGAGGCCCGGCTGTACGCCGAGGACCCCTCGCGCGAGCACCGGCCGAGCGCGGGGCTGCTGACCCGGGTCGAGTTCCCCGGCGGCGTCCGGGTGGACGGCTGGGTGGAGACGGGCACCGAGGTGACCACCGCGTACGACCCCATGCTCGCGAAGATCGTCGCGTACGGCCCGGACCGCGCGCACGCCCTGGAGCGGCTGGACGAGGCGCTGGCCAGGACTCGGGTCGACGGCGTCGAGACGAACCTGGGGCTGGTGCGGGCCGCGCTCGCCGACCCGTCCTTCCGGCGGGCCGCGCACTCGACGGCGACGCTGGCCGGGGTCACCGATCCCACGGCCCGCGTCGAGGTGGTCTCCGGCGGCACGCTCACCACGGTCCAGGACTGGCCGGGCCGCACCGGCTACTGGCAGGTGGGCGTGCCGCCGTGCGGACCGATGGACGACCTGTCCTTCCGGCTGGGCAACCGCGCCCTCGGCAACGACGAGGGGGCACCCGGTCTGGAGTGCACCCTGCGGGGGCCGGCCCTGCGCTTCACGCACGCCGTCACGGTCTGCGTCACCGGCGCCCCGGCGCCGGTGACCGTGGACGGCACGGCAATCGCCCAGTGGGAGCCGGTGACGGTGCCCGCGGGAGCGGTGCTGGACGTCGGCGCACCCGGCGGACACGGCCTGCGCACCTACGTCCTCTTCGCCGGCGGAGGCCTGGACGTCCCGGCGTTCCTCGGCAGCGCCGCCACCTTCACCCTGGGCCGGTTCGGCGGGCACGGCGGCCGGGCGCTGCGGACCGGGGACGTGCTGCACGGCGGATCGGTCACCTCCGTGTCGGCGCCCGTACCGCCCGCCGACCGACCCGTGCTCACGTCCGGGTGGCGGGTCGGCGCGCTCGAAGGCCCGCACGCCGCACCGGAGTTCTTCACCGAGGACGACATCCACGACTTCTACGCGGCCGACTGGAAGGTCCACTTCAACTCGGCGCGCACCGGCGTACGACTGGTCGGTCCCAAGCCCCGCTGGGCGCGTACGGACGGCGGCGAGGCGGGCCTGCACCCCTCCAACATCCACGACACGCCGTACTCCGTCGGTGCCGTCGACTACACCGGTGACATGCCGGTGCTGCTCGGCCCGGACGGCCCCTCGCTCGGCGGCTTCGTCTGCCCCGCGACGGTCGTCAGCACGGAGCGCTGGAAACTCGGCCAGCTCCGCCCCGGCGACACCGTGCGCTTCACGCCGCTCGCCGACGACGGCTCGGCGCGGGCCGCCGTCGTGGACGGCGGGGTACTGGCCCGGGACGGCGACGTGACGTTCCGCCGCAGCGGCGACGACAACCTGCTGGTCGAGTTCGGGCCCATGCAGCTGGACCTGGCGCTGCGCATGCGGGTCCACGCGCTGATGGAGGCGGTGGCCGCGGCGGACCTCGACGGCGTCACGGACCTGACCCCCGGCATCCGCTCCCTGCAGATCCAGGCGGATCCGCGCAGACTCCCGCAGCGCGCACTGCTCGCCGCCGTGCGGGAGACGGTCCGCGCGCTCCCTCCCACCGACCGGCTCGTGGTCCCCTCCCGTACCGTGCACCTCCCGCTGTCCTGGGACGACCCGGCGACCCGCGAGGCCATCGACCGGTACATGGCGGGGGTCCGCGACGACGCACCCTGGTGCCCGTGGAACATCGAGTTCATCCGCCGGGTGAACGGCCTGGACTCGGTGGACGACGTGTACCGCACCGTCTTCGACGCCGAGTACCTCGTACTGGGCCTGGGCGACGTGTACCTGGGCGCGCCGGTCGCGACTCCGCTGGACCCGCGGCACCGTCTGGTCACCACCAAGTACAACCCGGCCCGCACCTGGACCGCAGAGAACTCCGTCGGCATCGGCGGCGCCTATCTCTGCGTCTACGGCATGGAGGGTCCCGGCGGCTACCAGTTCGTGGGCCGGACCACCCAGGTGTGGTCGGGGTGGCAGCAACGCGGTGCCTTCGAGCCGGGCTCGCCCTGGCTGCTGCGCTTCTTCGACCGCATCAAGTGGTACGCCGTGGAGCCCGACGAACTCCTCGGTCTGCGCGCCGACATCGTCTCGGGGCGGTTCGTGCCACGGATCGAGGAGGGCGAGTTCTCGCTGGCGCGCTACGAGGACTTCCTCGCCGACCACGCCGAGTCGATCGCGCGGTTCCGGGCCCGGCAGGGCGC
It encodes:
- a CDS encoding 5-oxoprolinase/urea amidolyase family protein, which produces MSFDTLLVANRGEIAVRIIRTARELGLRTVAVYSDPDRSAPHVRLADEAVRLGPAPAKDSYLDADLVLKAAKDTGAGAIHPGYGFLSEDAAFARRCEDAGIVFVGPTPRQLELFGAKHTARAAARSAGVPLAPGTGLLPGLPDALEAAEDIGYPVMLKATGGGGGIGMAACGSAGELAEAWERVQRVAAASFASAGVFLERLVEHARHVEVQVFGDGRGRVVTFGDRDCSLQRRNQKVVEEAPAPGLPPHVRARLASCARDLCASVGYRSAGTVEFVYDAAHEEAYFLEVNTRLQVEHPVTEEIYGVDLVAWMLRLARGESEVVRDPGAPRGHAVEARLYAEDPSREHRPSAGLLTRVEFPGGVRVDGWVETGTEVTTAYDPMLAKIVAYGPDRAHALERLDEALARTRVDGVETNLGLVRAALADPSFRRAAHSTATLAGVTDPTARVEVVSGGTLTTVQDWPGRTGYWQVGVPPCGPMDDLSFRLGNRALGNDEGAPGLECTLRGPALRFTHAVTVCVTGAPAPVTVDGTAIAQWEPVTVPAGAVLDVGAPGGHGLRTYVLFAGGGLDVPAFLGSAATFTLGRFGGHGGRALRTGDVLHGGSVTSVSAPVPPADRPVLTSGWRVGALEGPHAAPEFFTEDDIHDFYAADWKVHFNSARTGVRLVGPKPRWARTDGGEAGLHPSNIHDTPYSVGAVDYTGDMPVLLGPDGPSLGGFVCPATVVSTERWKLGQLRPGDTVRFTPLADDGSARAAVVDGGVLARDGDVTFRRSGDDNLLVEFGPMQLDLALRMRVHALMEAVAAADLDGVTDLTPGIRSLQIQADPRRLPQRALLAAVRETVRALPPTDRLVVPSRTVHLPLSWDDPATREAIDRYMAGVRDDAPWCPWNIEFIRRVNGLDSVDDVYRTVFDAEYLVLGLGDVYLGAPVATPLDPRHRLVTTKYNPARTWTAENSVGIGGAYLCVYGMEGPGGYQFVGRTTQVWSGWQQRGAFEPGSPWLLRFFDRIKWYAVEPDELLGLRADIVSGRFVPRIEEGEFSLARYEDFLADHAESIARFRARQGAAFGAERDAWEAAGEFARADAATAPAPAAAEVTVPAGGRLVEAEFAASVWQVNVEPGDHVTAGQPLLALEAMKMESRVAAPADGVVRQVLTRPGAQVEAGTALVVLAPAT